In Gimesia panareensis, the genomic window TTCTCCCTCTTCATCATCTTCTCCGAGACCAGCAGCGGTTCCGGCTTATCCTTCTCAAAGCTCTTCCACTCAAACTCCCACCGAGCATCAGGCACGCATTCAAAAGCTGCTAAAATCGAACGGGCAGTGTTCTCACAACGAGAAAATGCTTCCTACTTCAGAATCGGTTGAGACTAAACTGACCGCCCAGGTCAAAGACTCCCACTGGTTACTTGCGAATTGGACGATTACTCAATCCAGCCTGGATCGCGCGAAAGCAGCTCTGGGTGCTTACTGGTACCAGGCAGTACCCGTGATTCGTGTCTATGACATTACCACAAATGAAAACAGCCGCACCAGTAAAGCGTATGTTAAAGATGTCGAAGTAAAAATTGATTCGGGGCTGTGGTACGTGCAGATCGATCAGCCTGCCCGTTCTTACAAATTACAACTTGGTTTTGTCACTCCACAAAACAAGTTTTTCGGTCTGGTTTACTCGCACAAACTGACTCCCCCCATGCCGGAAGTGTGTGATAAGAGTGGTAAGATCAAACGGCGGCTGGATAACAACTATTCGGCAACCCGTTCCCGTCGGTATACCTCTCGTACGGAAAACGGCAATGGTGCTCTGACTCGACTTTCACTGCCTTTGACCCTGGATCCCAGCGGCGAAACGAATGGTTCTCGCACTAAACAGGCGAAAAAGAAGGAATTCCATGTTGAAACGGAACTGCTCATTCATGGTACTTCCGATCCTCAGGCAGAAGTCACCCTGCTCGGCGAAAAAATTCCCGTCAGTAAGGAAGGGCGATTTGCCCTGCGGTTAAGCCTGCCCAATGGTCGCCAGGTGATTCCCGCTGTGAACACCTCTTCCAATAAACGACGTCAGCAGACGATTGTCCTGGCAATTGAACGGAATACCAAAGACCTGGAACCCGTTCAACTCGACGAATAACTGAACTAGGCGCTCGCATCGCCAGATGACTGACAGAGGGCGCTTCTCTGTCAGTCGGCGTTGCCGTAATAGACCTCGGTGGCCAACCCGGTCTTTTCGCGCACTTTGCGGGCGATTTCGTCGACCTGTGCTGACTTGAGTGAAGCAACATAGTCTTCCGCCGTCCTGCGGGCGATCGTATAAACCTGTACCAGCTTGATCTGTCCCCCCGCAGTCACAATTTCTTTCAGACGCGCGCAATAAGCGTCGATTTCTGCAGCATCAGGTGGCTGCTGATCCACAAGCATGAACAGGCTCTGAATGACAATCGGACGCTGTCTGGCAGCCTCCGTGATGTTCTCCAGGATCTGTGAGAAGCGAATTTTGGTGCGGTCGATCAGTTTAAAATAGTCTTCCGTTCCCGCATCCAGCTTGGCCCAGACCTCTCCCTGATTCTCATCGAAAATCTTCAACGCAGCCTGCGTCCCCGGACGGTGAAACATGCTCGCATTGCTGATCAGCACCAGTTTGACATCATCCGCACCATGCTTACGTTTGAGCTCTGCCACTGCAGCCACGATCTGGTCGAAATTCTTATAGGTCGTGGGCTCACCATCGCCTGAAAACGCGATGTCATTCAACCGCCTTAATTCCTCAGGCACGGATTTGAACTTTTCATCCGCGTAGATTTCACCACTGAGAACAAACTTGAGCATGTGGTCCAGTTCCAGCAGCAACTGCTCTGTCCCCACAAAACGGGTTTCGGACTCTTCGCGGCGATCTACCTGACAATAAATACAGTCAAAATTGCAGATCTTGTCCGGATTCAGATTCACGCCGATGGAAATGCCCTTACTCCGCCGGGATAAGACCGGGTAGACGAACTTATTTTCGTGATAAGTCCGCTGATGCTGGGAGTGCAGGGGAAGTGAAGAGGTCATGTTTCAGGTTCCGAATGATTAAGTGGTTCTATCATTTTTATATGACGCGTCCTCCTGAAAGACAAGAGGCGGCTGCAAAGTTATCACCTTGTGACCAGTAAGTATCATGCAGGACAGTCAATAAAAAACGCGGCGGGAACAGAGATCCGTTCCCGCCGCGTTGGTTTGTTACTCAGTGATGAGCTACCCTGGATTAGACCTCTTTGGAGTCAATCCAGCTCATCATCCGCCGCAGTTCTTTACCTACAGCTTCGATCGGATGCTGCCGGTTCAGGCGACGAATCGCTTTGAAGGAAGCCTGGTTGGCTTTGTTTTCCAGCAACCAGTTCTTTGCGAATTCACCGGTCTGGATCTCTTCCAGAATCTTCTTCATTTCCTTGCGGGTTTCGTCCGTGATGATCCGGGGACCGCTGGAGTAGTCACCATATTCAGCAGTGTTGGAAACACTGTACCGCATGTAGTTCAGACCACCCTGGTAGAACAGGTCGACGATCAGCTTCAGTTCGTGCATACATTCGAAGTAGGCCATTTCGGGCTGATAACCGGCTTCCACCAGGGTATCAAAACCGGCTTTGACCAGTTCGCTGACGCCACCACAGAGCACAACCTGCTCACCGAACAGGTCGGTTTCGGTTTCTTCAGCAAATGAGGTTTCAATCACACCACCACGGGTACCGCCGATCCCCTTGGCGTAGGCCAGGGCCAGTTGACGGGTGCTTTCAGAAGCCCCTTCAACCAGGGCGATCAGCGAGGGAACACCGCCCCCTTTGACATATTCGCTGCGTACCAGGTGGCCGGGACCTTTGGGGGCGACCAGGGCTGCATCAACGCCGGCGGGCGGAACAACCTGGTTGAAGTGAATGTTGAAACCGTGCGAGCAGAGCAGCAGGTTGCCCTTGCTCAGGTTCGGCAGAATTTCGCTTTTGTAGAGATCGCCCTGTACTTCGTCGGGGAGCAGGATGTTGACCAGGTCACCCTGTTTGGTGGCTTCTGCAATCGAGACCGGCTCGAATCCATGGCTCACAGCCAGATCGTAGTTTTCACTCCCTTTACGCTGTCCAATAATGACGTTACAGCCACTGTCGCGAAGGTTTTGTGCTTGAGCATGCCCCTGGCTTCCGTAGCCGAGGATGGCAATGGTTTTGTCTTTCAACAGCGACAAATCTGCATCGTCATCGTAATAAATAGTTACTGCCATAATCCTGATCTCTTGTATTGATGTAAGTCGGACAGAAGCAGAACCGGATCCGCTTCTAAAAGGGAACTTGAACAGACAAACGTTGTTTTGAATGGGATTCAGAAGACAACGGGCTGCTCAGAGAGAACAAAACAACCGTGATTCACTTTTCTGTTTGTTCGCGTTGGATTCTTAAACGGTTTCCACAGTTTCGGAAGAGACGTCTGCTTTAACTGTTTCAGAGCGTAACAGGGCAATGCGACCTGTACGTACGATCTCGAGAATCCCAAACGGTCTCATCACGTCAATAAATGCATTGATCTTAGATTCCTGACCGGAGATCTCGATCATTACGTTTTCAGCGCTGACGTCAACGATTTTCGCACGGAAAATGTCGACTAATTCGCGAATTTCTGACCGGGTTTTTCCGGGAGTGGCCACTTTCATCAGCATCAGGTCGCGTTCGACATAATCCTGACGGGAAAAGTCAACGACTTTCACCACAGTCACCAGCTTTTCCAGCTGTTTTCTGACCTGATCCAGCTTGTTGTAATCACCGACGACAAAGGTAATTCGGGAAAATTCGGGTTCTTCGGTTTCACCGACAGCCAGGCTCTCGATATTAAAGGAGCGCGAGGCCAGCATGCCTGAAATCTGGGCCAGGACACCCGGTTGATTCATGACCAGAGCAGAAAGAATGTGTTTCATCCCAAAACCTTAATCCGTGTACAATCAGAAACTCAAATTACGTGAAAAGTGATTGAAGCATACAGTCTAGTCGCGGCAGTGAGTCCCGGCAAGTCCTGCACTCGAGAACTCTCAGACTCAGCTTATGATCAGGACGATTAGACCGATTATGCTCCCGTCAGACTGCTGGACCAGACAGTTTTCAGGCAGATTGGGTTCATTCAGGGCAAAAACTCCTCAGAGTCGCGTAATTTGACCATTAGCGGCCATTAGTGGATCGGGAAGTTTTGACAGCCGGCGCGGACTCTGTTTTAATAAATCACCGACCCTCAGCCAAATACCGATCCTTCACGAAAAGAACGAGAGCACGGATGACTCAAAACTGGCGATTTGCCCCCCACGATGAATCACAGATACGCCGCCTCAGTTCGGAAATGCGGATCTCCCCACTCCTGGCCCAGGTACTGATCGCCCGTGGCCTCCGGGATGCTTCCGTAGCCCGGGGTTTTATCAACGCCCGCATGAACGAGCTGCTCGACCCCTGTTCCATGCCCGGCATTGAACAGGCCGCCGATCGAGTCATCGCCGCCCTGCAGGCCAAACGGCGGATCACCATCTATGGCGATTACGACGTCGACGGTATGACCGCGACCAGTATTCTGCTGCAGTGCATTACCCTGGCCAACGGTCAATGTGATTATTTCATCCCCAATCGCCTGGATGATGGTTACGGCCTGAATTGCGATGCCATCCGCGAACTGCACGAGGAAGATCCCCAGCGACTGCTGATCACGGTCGACTGTGGTATCACCAGTGTCAAAGAGGCCGCTCTCGCCAAAGAACTGGGGCTGGAACTGATTATTACCGATCACCACCAGATGAGCGAAGAACTGCCTGACGCCGATTGTCTGGTCCATCCTCGTCTTCCGGGCAGCGAATACGAATTCCCCCACCTGTGTGGTGCCGGTGTTGCTCTAAAGCTGGCCTGGGCCATCTGTCAGAAACTGGGAGACGGGCAGAAAGCTTCTCCGCAGATGCGTGAGTACCTCAAATGCGCCGTAGGGCTGGCGGCGATCGGGACGATTGCGGATGTGATGCCCCTGACCGGCGAAAACCGGATTATTGTCCGTTACGGGCTGGGCGCACTCGCAGAACTGGCACCGCTGGGACTGCAGGAACTGATGAAGGTCGCCGAAATCAAAACCGGTCAGCCCCTCGATACCGAAGACATCGGATTTGCAATCGCCCCGCGCCTGAATGCAGCCGGGCGCTTAGGGCAGGCCAGACTGGCTGTGGAACTGCTGACAACCAACAATCGGGAACGGGCGGTCCAGCTGGCGCTCTACCTGGATGAACTCAACAAAAACCGGAGAACCGTCGAACGCCGGATTTTGAAGCAGGCCAAGGAGATGGTCGAAGAGCATGCCGACTGGCAGGAGCACCAGACCCTGGTGCTGGCCCATCCGGACTGGCATCCCGGAGTGATCGGCATTGTCGCCAACCGGGTGGCCGAACATTTTGAGAAACCCACCGTTTTGATCGCCCTCGAAGCGACCTCCAAAACCGGTCAGGGTTCCGCCCGATCCTTCGCTGGTTTTGATCTGCATGCCGGTTTCTCAGCCTGTGCCGATCACCTGATTCGCTTCGGGGGACATCAGGCAGCCGCCGGCCTGCGAATTGAAGAAGACAAAATCGAAGATTTCCGCCAGGCTTTTGCAGAATACGCGGCCAATGCACCTCCGCCCTCCGACGATGATCTGCTGGTGCGGATTGACGCCGAAGTCTGTCTGAATGAAATCACCAAGCAGGCGGTTCTGGAGCTGGATTGCCTGGGGCCGTTCGGACAGGAGAATCCGCGTCCGCAATTTGTAGCCACTCGCGTAGAACTGGCTGAGCCTCCCAAAACGATGGGAGAAGGGGGCCGGCATCTCTCACTGGTCTTCCAGCAGCACAAGACCCGCATTCGCGCGATTGCCTTCGGCAAAGGCGAGTGGGCGAGCCAGATGGAAGAGGCGGGGGGACCGTTCTCTATCAGCTTCGCCCCCGGCATCAATCGGTTCCGGGGCTTTGAAAGTGTGCAACTGCACCTCAAAGACTGGATTTCCGAACAAGCTGACGCGCCTGTCACTTCCTGACTCAGGTCCTTATTCTCAGTTTTCGCTGATCAACTCGATGCCTGAAATTAACGGTGCCGTGTTGGAACCGACAGCGGAGTTGAATTCCAGCACCAGCTGGTCCGTCACCTGGATGCCAGGAAATTCCTTGATCAGACTCTGCATAGGCTGACCGGTCTCCGCCAGGATATCGAAGTCCTGCAATACACGTTCTCCCTGCAGGAGGACATCAAACTTCCGGTCGCCCGGTTTCAGTTTCCGATTCGGTTCAGTGAAGGTCAATCGGACCGTATAACGTCGGGCATTCTGATTCACTTTCGCTGTAACAGTCTCAGCGTGGTTCTCCGTTTGTGTCTCTTTCTTCTTGAGAATCAATCGAGCCGATCCAGAACTGGCTCCTCGATAAGAACGGGCCGTACGTGTGCCGGTGCCCGTAATTAGAAAAGTGAGTTGATTCCCCGGTTTCCAGCCGGGTTGCTGGCGAATCTCATCCAGGATTGGCTTCAGATCGGGAGTCCGTTGTGCCTCGCCTGCCGCATCCACTTTCGTCCAGGCCGGGGGAGCCCATTCCACGGTCGCGTGTGTTCGCTTGCGAGAAGAGAGATTCTGCTTTGTTTCTGCCAGCGGTTTGGAATCGGCTGCCAGTTCGCCCTGGATCTTCAGTCGGCAGTCCTTCTTGCCGGTTTCATCCACGGTGAATTGAATGAAGGCTGCTTCCAGTTCGTCTGCGCGAGACAGCGGAATGTCGGTAAAACGAATGGCTACAACCTGGGGATCGTTCCCATCCAGGCCCAGTTCCAGATCGCTGCTGTTCATACTCACTTTCCCCTGGGGGGCTTCTTCGGCATAGTCATCAACACTGGCCACGGGGATGCCCCCCGTGCTGTCAGCAGACGTCTGCTGGTGGATCGCGATTGTGATTTTCTGCGGATCCTCAATACCGGATGCAGCGACCCAGCTTAAGCCAGGACTCGAATTGCTGTCTCTGATTTTGAGGGCATGCCGCCGAAAGGTACGATACTGTTTGTTGGCGATTTTGACTTCTAAATCCGGTGATTCCCCGCCCACGCTGGGATAATCCAGCCAGAGAGTACCTGAATCCGATTTGCGGTCGCCGGGGGCACCGAAGTTGATCCCCGCCTGTTTGACGATGCCGGTCGACTCTGCTGCATCACTCAGCTGGCTGTTAGTCCAGACTTCAATTTCCGGCATATGGATCAGTGCCAGTGAAGTCTGATTCTGGTAAGAGCAACTGCAGGTTCGCGTGTAATCCGGCGCATTGAGCACTCCGTTGGCCACGACCAGGTTCGACGTACAGCTCGATTTAAAACCACCAAAATTCCCGGTCCCACTCTTTGTTGCCAGATCGTAAAAGCCCGCAGCGCCGGAGCGGAACGTCAACAGGTTCTCGCTGGCGATGACGTAATTGCAGCCATAAGTCCGGGAAAACTTGAGCGGTTCTTTCTCGCGAGTGATCGGATTGGTAATCGTGTAGGGACTGCCATCCCTGATATGGAAGGCTCCGCCCGAAACCTGATAGGAATTTGCCGAGGTGATGATCAGATCATTGTGCAGCACTAAGGGACCCGTATATTTCTGATCCTTTTTCTGCCAGAGAACACTGCCATCCTCGGCACGATAAGCAATCATGCCCTGTCCGACTTCGTCGCTGAGCCGGTCGCTTGCCCGGGCACCAGCTTCCAGCAGCAGATCGTGTTTCTCGGAATATCCCAGCCAGGATCCGAAGATATGCTCGCGGGTCGACCAGAGTTCTTTTCCGGTCTGCAGATCGAGGCAGATGATCCGATACTTTGAAGGGTCTGCCATCCCTCGACGCGACAGTTTTTTCTCGGCACTGGCCGGGAGTTTGTCGAGGCAATACAGGCGATTGCGTCCCGCGACGATGCCGTTATGCAGAAACGAATGCACGGCATCGACCTGCCAGAGTTTGTCGCCTGAATGACGGTCGAAAGCAATCAGTCCTCCACTGGCAGAGAGGTCCGTCGCCGCCGGACCGTCTTTACCCGGTTTCTCCTGGACACGTTTGCCGTAATGAGCAAACCCGTTGCCGGCCAGCAGGATGTTCTGATCCACAGCGATGAACGCCCAGTCGTTTTTCGGATCGGGGAGCTTGATGATCTGCTTCGTCTTGCCATCAGCGGCATTCAGCACATGGCATTCCGAGCCAATGGCGAGATAGACCTCTTCTGCTGTCGCGATATAGTTTGTGCCGCGAGCATTCGCACCGGGGATATGTTTCTGGTTGTATTGCGTACTGAGTGGAGTGTCGGCATAGGTTGAGTTAAAATAGATCCCGAATGTGCCCAGATCTTCAAATTCGCGCCGCCAGAGGACTTCGCCCGTATAGACGTCGCGGGCACTGAGGCTGTTCATCCCCTCCAGAAAAGTGCGACCGCCGATCACCTGTTCGGGAGGACCATGCCCATGACGTGGCAGAACATCTTCGTGCGTATTTCCTCCAAACCAGAGCACACCTAGTGGCAGTTTGACCCGCTTGTCATTCGATTTGACGCTGTTCGCGATATCCCCATACTGATGGGTCCAGTCAGCAGAATCGGGCAGGGCCCCCACACGCCGAATCAGGATGCCTGCTGAGTTCGTAACGATTTCAGCTTTGGGTAACTCCGCTTCTCGGATCTTCTCCTGCAACGCTTTAACCTGTTCTGCTGCAACCGGAATCCAGACCACGCCGCCATAAGGGCGAACTGAGCGATAAATCTGCTGCAAAGTCTCTGCTGTTAGCGACTGTGTCTGCGCCGGACTGATCATTGTCACGCGGGCGATATGCTGCGGCGCCTGGAAACTTTGCGGAGTTGCCTGGTGCACCGAGAGGCGTGTTCCATATTCCCCCCGTTCGTCGTAACGTTTGCGCAACTTAGCGACTTGTGTTGTGTCAGGGTCCAGAACCACGAGTCGCAGACCGGACGTTTCGAGGAGCGCATCTATGACGGCAGGTTCGTCTCCCCCAACGCAGATCGCATACCCGGTTCTGGCCTCGGTCTGCTGCAGTAAACTTTTGACGGTTTTCAGTACAGCAGGATCAGCTGCCGGTGGTGTGGCTGTCGCCTGCTCTATTGGAGACGGCAATTGCCGTTCCCCGGGCACACCGAAAGCCATGATTTCACCTTCCAGAGTGACCGCGAAGAGCTTATTGTCAGCAGCCAGTAAGCGGGCGACCTGACCATTGATCGGCTGTTGCCAGGCAAGAGTGGGTTTTTCTTCTGCACTGGCAGGCAGATTTACGGCTGAAATACTGGCTTCACCAGCTGCATAAATACGATTTCCGGCGTGGATCAGATCCCCCTGTCCATCGACGGGAAGTGACCAGAGTACCTGATGCTGCTGATTGAAAGCTTCCAGAACCGGCTGCTTATTTTTCACGCCAGCTGAATAGAGTTGCCCGTCGTGCAAAACCGGTTCGTTGTGCACATACAGGGTGGGTAAGCCGGTCTCCAGGCTATAAGCGCGAACGCCCTTGTAGCGGGTATGCACGTAAAACTCTTTCTCACCAGAAATCACGAACGAGCCGCCGTTCCCTTTGCCTCCCAGATGAAAATACTTCATTTCGCCTGTCTTGCGATCCAGGGCGGCAGGGACGGAACGGCCGCCAGGCACCAGCAGCAGGTCTTCTGTTGCGACGAGCGTCCCCTGGGGAGCCACGCCGGCAAAGGATGGGGCACTGTGGGGCTGTTTAATATAGCTGGCACTCGTTGAATCATTTACCCAGACCACGTTCCCCGTTTCTGCATCCAGGGCATAGATGAAGGTTCCCATAAACGGCCAGATACTGGCAGCAAAGTAGATCTGATCTCCATACAAAACTGGTCCCCCCCGGGCAGGCCAGGCCGAGATGACACGCTGATTCCCGAGTGCTTTCTGCGCAGCGGGGGCGCCCCGGAATTTCCAGACCAGCGTTCCGTCACTGCTGTTGAGGCAGTAGAGATAACCATCATCACTGACGAGGTACACTCGATCTTCAGTCGCGACAGGAGAAAAGCGAACTGGGCCCTCAGTGAAGAACGTCCATAGTGTTTTGCCCGTCCGAGTGTCGAGCGCGACGAGTTTATCGGCATCGTTGAATCCCACGAACATCCGCCTGCCATAGACGACTGGCTCGAACACTTTGTCGTAAGTCATCAGGTCATTATTCAGGGTATCGTCCCAGACCTGTTTCCGGGGACCGAATTTGCGGGTCCAGAGGGGAGTCAACTGATCCGGTAGCGAATCGGGGGTCGATGCAGTATGCCCGGCATTGTAGCGCCACATCGGCCAGTTGCCTGCTTTTACGCATGTGGCACTGGTCAACAAAAACACCAGAAAGAACAGAATCCGAAAACAATGGATTTGGTGAGTCATAGAGTTCGTTTTCGTAGATTGATGGTGAAAGAACAGCAGGGCAGGGTGGTTAACGGGAAATGGACTTATTGCGGCTCTTCCGATTTTACATTGACATACAGGGTGGCACACCCCCAGAGAAACAGGAGAACGCCGGAAGCCTGAAAGAGCCAGCCCAGGCCCGGATCCAGAAAGCCAAACAGGAACAAGCCTGCTCCCCCGACAATCACCAGCAGGTCTTCCTTATGTTTTTTTATCTGCTGTCGCAGACCCGTTTTGAGCAACATGGAATCTTTCATCTGAAAAATCAGGAATATTTCAAATTTTCTGAGCAAAAACGAATCGCTCCAGCCTCTAATCTAATAAGGATTTATCAAAATTTCCTGATCGATTTGGGAATATTTCAAGATCGTCGTTCATATTTCGAATTCTGATCAGACCGGTTCCGGGTTCCGCACCGGGAACGCTCTTGTATTGCTGCAAGCTGATTGTACAATTGACTATATGTAGTGTGCCTGTTCCTGGCAATCATTTCTCTTCAGATTCAGTCAACCTGTTGTCCGTAATTCTAAAAGGACTGCACCCGTGTTAAGTGCCTATAATAAAAAGCACAACCGAGGTTTGAGGGCGGACAATTTCCTGCTGCTGGCAGGTCTGATTCTGATGTTTTCCTGCGCGACAGCCCTCCCGGCAGAAGAGGTCTCTACTGACTCCCGGTCTCCCCGCCTGGCGCACCAGATTGATCAATTGATTACACAGGCGCGACAGCAGCAACAGGTCCAGGCAGCACCACGCTCCACTGATGCGGAATTCATGCGGCGGGTCTATCTGGATCTGACCGGGAAAATTCCTCCCGTGGCGGAGGTGCGTCAGTTTCTGGCAGACTCGGTGCCCGACAAAAGAGAACGCCTGATTGACCGACTGCTGGCCAGTCCCGGTTTTGTAGTCCATTTTACCAGTCTCTGGCGGAATATCCTGATTCCGGAGGCAGGCACCGATCCACTGGCACGTCAGCAAGTGCCTGAATTTGAAGCCTGGCTGCGCTCTCAGCTGCAGCAGGATACATCCTATGACGCGCTGGTCCGTGCCATCGTCGGCGCTCCCTTTGATGAAACTACGCGTACGACAGGGCAGACAACCGCAGCTGAGCCTACTGCACGTGCCTTCTACCTGGTCAAGCAGCTCAAACCGGAGAGTCTGGCTGCCAGTACCTCTCGCGCATTCCTGGGGGTGCGGATCGAGTGTGCCCAGTGTCACGATCATCCCTTTGACACCTGGAAACAGGATCAGTTCTGGCAATTCGCAGCCTTTTTTGCCAACATTGACCAGCCTCAACCAAATTCATTTTTGACACCGGCCAATTTGCGGGAGGTCTCAGGTAAGCCCGAGATTAAGATTCCCGATACAAATCGGCTGGTCGAAGCGACCTATCTGAACGGGAAGCAACCCGACTGGAAAGAAACTCCGTCCCGCCCCCGCCAACGGCTGTCGGAATGGATTACCTCAGCACAAAACCCCTATTTCGCCAAGGCGACAGCCAATCGGGTCTGGAGTCTGTTTTTCGGACGGGGAATTGTGGATCCCGTAGACGATTTTTCCTCGACCAATCCCGCCTCCCATCCGGAACTCCTGGAAGTGATGGCACGTGCGTTTCAGAAACACGACTATGACCTGAAATACCTGATTCGTGAAATTACGAATTCGGAGACCTACCAGCTTACCAGTCGTCAGACCGATCCCAGCCAGTCTCGTGTGGAATGGTATGGTAAAATGCCGACACGGGGACTGACCGCAGAACAGATCTTCGCCAACCTGGTACAGGCGACCGGTTTCTTCCGTCAAACCGCAGAGACAGACCCGCAGCTGATTGCACCAGGTATGAATTCACCCCAAGCGGAAATTCAGGATCTGTTTCAAACCGATTCAGAGAATCAGCTGGATCCACGGGCCACGATCCTGCAGGCCCTGGCTCTGATGAACGGCACCTTCATTACCAACGCCACCAGCCTGGAACAGTCGGATGTGTTTACCGCGATTGTCGAATTCCCGGGACAGTCGAGCGAACAGAAAATCGAAGCCTTCTATCTGTCGACACTCTCCCGACCGCCGACCGAATCAGAGTTGAACAGACTGAAAACCTATATCAATTCGAGTGAAGAGAAAACAGAAGCGTACGCGAACCTGTTCTGGGCCCTGTTAAACAGTAGCGAGTTTTTACTGAATCATTAAATGATGACTGCAGACAACAAAACAATCTGTAACTGCCTGATCACAGCCGTGCTGGGACTGTTCCCGGTGAATGGCAGTGCTGCGGGCGAATTGCAGGGTGCGATTCCTCCGAAAGCGTCTGCGCAGCACATTCTGCTCCTGGCGCCGTCAGCTCCGGTCGTGATCGAATTGAAAATCCTGGTCGACGACGCCGATTTTTGTGCCACGACCACCGATTATATCGAACGTCTGTTTGTTTCGCTCGATCGGAACGAGGATCAGTTGATTGACCTGAAAGAGATGGAAAACGTCCCGGCGTTTGGCATTCGAAAATTTGATCAGGGGAGCCCGGCAGAACGGTTACAGATGCTGGATGTCGCTCCCCGCGATGAGAAATTAAGCCTGGCGGAGTTTGCAGCCTACATTCACCGGGCACAGGGGACTGCGTTTCGCATTGCTGGGGCCCCCACACGCTCATCCCAGGTGATCGAACTGTTTCGCAAGCTGGACCACAATGGGGATGGCTCGGTCAGCGACAGTGAATTTGAAGCAAGTTCCCGGGCGTTGGCTCAATACGATCGCGATGAAGACGAAGTCTTGAACCTGGCGGAACTGCGTCCTTTCAGTGCTGCTCAAAATGGAATCACGGTACAGGCGGCCCGCGGCGAAACCGAGACTCCTTTTCGTCGCCTGGACAATGACAGTTCCATCAGGCAGGCTGCTGAGGAATTACTGAAAAAGTATGTGGAGTATGCCAATCCCAAACAGGATGCCCTGGCACTGGCCTGCTTCAATACCACCGGTGAAATGACCGCAAGCATACGGGGATTTGATCGTGATGCAGATGGGTTCCTGAATCGCGAGGAGATGTTTGCCTGGCTGCAGCAACCGGTCTGCGATCTGCAGCTGGAAATATCGCTACCCCGCAAAAAAGCCTTCCGTCCCTCGCTGAAGTTTATCCAGAAGCAGACGCCGCGCGTGACCGATGTGGATCCCCAGTCCCGTTCGCGGTTACAGTTGAGAATCGACAGTCTGTTGCTTGAACTGCGTGTTAAGAGTACGCGACACATGCTGGCCGACAGTGTTCGCTTTTACCAGACCCGTTTTCGGGTCGCTGACGGCGATAAAAACGGCTATCTCACTCCCGCTGAGTTCATGCAGTTAAACGTTCCCGATGCCGACTATAAAAAGGTAGATCAGAATCAGGACGAAATGCTGCACGTCGAAGAGCTGACCGATTTTCTGCTTCAAAAGACCTCCAAG contains:
- a CDS encoding outer membrane protein assembly factor BamB family protein, with translation MWRYNAGHTASTPDSLPDQLTPLWTRKFGPRKQVWDDTLNNDLMTYDKVFEPVVYGRRMFVGFNDADKLVALDTRTGKTLWTFFTEGPVRFSPVATEDRVYLVSDDGYLYCLNSSDGTLVWKFRGAPAAQKALGNQRVISAWPARGGPVLYGDQIYFAASIWPFMGTFIYALDAETGNVVWVNDSTSASYIKQPHSAPSFAGVAPQGTLVATEDLLLVPGGRSVPAALDRKTGEMKYFHLGGKGNGGSFVISGEKEFYVHTRYKGVRAYSLETGLPTLYVHNEPVLHDGQLYSAGVKNKQPVLEAFNQQHQVLWSLPVDGQGDLIHAGNRIYAAGEASISAVNLPASAEEKPTLAWQQPINGQVARLLAADNKLFAVTLEGEIMAFGVPGERQLPSPIEQATATPPAADPAVLKTVKSLLQQTEARTGYAICVGGDEPAVIDALLETSGLRLVVLDPDTTQVAKLRKRYDERGEYGTRLSVHQATPQSFQAPQHIARVTMISPAQTQSLTAETLQQIYRSVRPYGGVVWIPVAAEQVKALQEKIREAELPKAEIVTNSAGILIRRVGALPDSADWTHQYGDIANSVKSNDKRVKLPLGVLWFGGNTHEDVLPRHGHGPPEQVIGGRTFLEGMNSLSARDVYTGEVLWRREFEDLGTFGIYFNSTYADTPLSTQYNQKHIPGANARGTNYIATAEEVYLAIGSECHVLNAADGKTKQIIKLPDPKNDWAFIAVDQNILLAGNGFAHYGKRVQEKPGKDGPAATDLSASGGLIAFDRHSGDKLWQVDAVHSFLHNGIVAGRNRLYCLDKLPASAEKKLSRRGMADPSKYRIICLDLQTGKELWSTREHIFGSWLGYSEKHDLLLEAGARASDRLSDEVGQGMIAYRAEDGSVLWQKKDQKYTGPLVLHNDLIITSANSYQVSGGAFHIRDGSPYTITNPITREKEPLKFSRTYGCNYVIASENLLTFRSGAAGFYDLATKSGTGNFGGFKSSCTSNLVVANGVLNAPDYTRTCSCSYQNQTSLALIHMPEIEVWTNSQLSDAAESTGIVKQAGINFGAPGDRKSDSGTLWLDYPSVGGESPDLEVKIANKQYRTFRRHALKIRDSNSSPGLSWVAASGIEDPQKITIAIHQQTSADSTGGIPVASVDDYAEEAPQGKVSMNSSDLELGLDGNDPQVVAIRFTDIPLSRADELEAAFIQFTVDETGKKDCRLKIQGELAADSKPLAETKQNLSSRKRTHATVEWAPPAWTKVDAAGEAQRTPDLKPILDEIRQQPGWKPGNQLTFLITGTGTRTARSYRGASSGSARLILKKKETQTENHAETVTAKVNQNARRYTVRLTFTEPNRKLKPGDRKFDVLLQGERVLQDFDILAETGQPMQSLIKEFPGIQVTDQLVLEFNSAVGSNTAPLISGIELISEN
- a CDS encoding DUF1549 and DUF1553 domain-containing protein, with translation MLSAYNKKHNRGLRADNFLLLAGLILMFSCATALPAEEVSTDSRSPRLAHQIDQLITQARQQQQVQAAPRSTDAEFMRRVYLDLTGKIPPVAEVRQFLADSVPDKRERLIDRLLASPGFVVHFTSLWRNILIPEAGTDPLARQQVPEFEAWLRSQLQQDTSYDALVRAIVGAPFDETTRTTGQTTAAEPTARAFYLVKQLKPESLAASTSRAFLGVRIECAQCHDHPFDTWKQDQFWQFAAFFANIDQPQPNSFLTPANLREVSGKPEIKIPDTNRLVEATYLNGKQPDWKETPSRPRQRLSEWITSAQNPYFAKATANRVWSLFFGRGIVDPVDDFSSTNPASHPELLEVMARAFQKHDYDLKYLIREITNSETYQLTSRQTDPSQSRVEWYGKMPTRGLTAEQIFANLVQATGFFRQTAETDPQLIAPGMNSPQAEIQDLFQTDSENQLDPRATILQALALMNGTFITNATSLEQSDVFTAIVEFPGQSSEQKIEAFYLSTLSRPPTESELNRLKTYINSSEEKTEAYANLFWALLNSSEFLLNH